A segment of the Bdellovibrio bacteriovorus genome:
ATCCCAGTCACGACACCTTCTTTGTGCTGAATAATGGGCCATTCTTTTTCCGGAATCTCAAATAACCTTCCAAAGACAGACGAGTCTTCTTTGGCGACCAACCCGGCAACACGCCCACCCCACCAACGCGAAGGAAAATCAAAAATCAAATCGACACCTTTTGCTTCAGCCACCAGCCCCTCGGGCAATGTGAAAAACTGGTAGCTATGCTCTTCCGCCCAAACCTCGAAAGCCTGGCGATCCAAAACCCCCGAGTATGCAAAATACAATTTGCTTCCGGTTCCTTGAATTTGATTTCTTGCTTGCATCACTTTTCCGTAATGGGCGTCCATATTTGATTTCCTTCTGCTTCTAAGTATCAGGTCTTGGCTCAAAGCTGTTGCAGTGTATCCCGGATCCAAGTCATTTGGCTTTTAATATCGCCTGACTTTGGCCCATTTTTGAAAAAAAAATGGCGGCCCGAAGGAGACGAGTTCAAAACGCCTTTGTGACAACAACATTCTGTTGTTTATCACAATCAAATGTCTAAAAAAAAGACGTGGTATCCTTCAAATTAAACCTTGCGACATCTCAACTGTCTAATAAACTTGGAGTATGAAAACGAAGCTGCTGTACTTCCTATCTTTTTTTATCTTGGCACATTCAGCGCAGGCAAAAACGGAGACTGAACTTCGCGCCGCGATTCCTGCGGGTCTGGCACCACCTCTTTTGATTGAAAAAGAAGGAAAAGTGGACGGCCTTATCGTCGACTATGTCAATGCTTTGGCAGAGGCTATGGGACGTACCGCAAGCTTCAGTGTCGTGACTCGTTATCGACTTAACAGATACATGCTGACAGGCCAAATGGATGTCCTCTGCTATACAAGCAAAATCTGGGATGACGGAGTTAAAAAATTAGATTTCTCTGAAGTTCTTTTTAACAAAAAAGAAGTTATTATTGGCCCGGCACCAATGCCAAAAAAAATAAGCGATCTGCAAGGCAAAAAAATCGGAACGATGCTTCAGTATGTTTACCCTAAGCTCGATCCCTAGATCCCTACTTTGCGTCCGGCAAAATTCTACGCGAAGACAGCTTATCCGAAGAAGGAAATCTAAAAAAACTGCTCAATGGCCGTATCCAGTACGTCGTCACAGATCAAATTTTTTTCGATTATTTCCGTCTTGAAAATCCCAACATTGCAAAGAACCGCGAAGCACTTTTTCTGAGAGACTACCCCATTGTCTGTTCAATCAGTCGCAAAGGGCGAATCACGAAGAAGGAAGTAGACAAAGCCATCGCTGATATTAAAAGTTCGGGAAAAATGAAGGCCTTGTTTAAAAAATACGGCAGCATGTATGTTGATTGATTTTGGGCATAAAAAAACCGAAGACTCAGCTTCGGTGATTTTGGCCATGTTTTCGGAGAAAAAATGGCGGGCCGTATGGGACGAGTTTAGAACTCAATTGCCATAAATTCGCCAATCGCTTAAAGTTCCAGAGAATGAAAGATGGTCAACGACCCTCAATTCGGCGCAGCGAATCCATCTAGGTGTATTTCGCCTTTTGGCACCGAATCCCGCAATTAGAATTCCAAAGAAAGATACACAAAATGGCATCCCAAGATTTCTACGTTACATTGAAAACAAATGACAGGCCTCTAATCGAGATGAACAAAAGAATCGAGAAGCTTACTTTAATGGAAATATGGGTAATGAAAGCGTCTTCACTTTTTGAGCGATATCATCGCCTCCTCGATCAAAATGACAAAGAAACTGACAAAGTAAAAATTGGGATCAACATTGAGGAAATCGACATTTGCTTCATGTCATCGGTGAGTTATTTTCTGAGATGTTTTTTAAATCAAAAAGGAAGTCTCAACCTTGAAATTAATAATGTTACTGCAGACGCTTCTCAAAGAGCCACATATCAAATGCTGATGGACTTGAGGAACGACGAGTACGTTCATTGGAAAGGAGCTCGATCCAAAATTGCTATTAAGTACTCATTTGCCGCACCAACCCCAACTACTTGTGAGTTTGCAAGAACAGTACAGGCCGACTATTCCGAAACAGTCGGGCCAGATCAAAACTCTGATCAAATTCGAACTCTATTTCGCACAACTCTAGAATACATTAATTCACGAAGACTACAGGAGCTTGATGCGATGAGGCAGCGCCTAAGCAAAGCCGAAGCTTGGCCTACTACCAACTTTTACAACCACAATGGGGACCCTGTTATTAAGAAGGATTGACATCTAGCGCCAGAAAAAGAGGACAGTCTCATTGGGTATGCCCATATTTCTATCGCATCTGGCGGCGCTCCGTTAAGCGGACTGCAAACTCTAGATCAACTCCAAGGGTCTTCGTGATAAACTCTGGAGTCATTGCAAAAAAATTTGGTTCTTCAGAACGAAGCTGCATTACAGCCTTAGGCTTTAAAATAAGTAACTCTCTAACCAAATTATAGGCGGCACAGTAATTCGAATTCGTTTTAAGGTCCTCGATAGCTAACCTTCTATAGTCACGTCCCATGTAGTTAGGGGCTTCTATGCTAAACTTAACAGCGAGCCCCTCCTCTAGCATTATCGCTGGAGGATGCCGTGCAGGTGCTAACAAATGAACGACCTCATGAGATAACTGATAAAGAGCCTGATCATCCTTCACTCCCTTCATCAGATGTATCTCGACCATTTTTTCATCGCCTGGGGGATAGTAAAGATAAGGTCCGTCACTTGAGAAGGTTACTCCAGCGAAATTCCAAGTTTTATCTCGACCTCCATACCATTGCTCTGCCGTAGCAAGTAACTTGGATGCTTGTCGTTTGAATTCTCTTCTGGATTCTCTGCTGTTCATTTACAGGCCTTTAATCAAGCCACTCTAGGACAGTATTTTCTTTAGCGAGCAACTTATTTCGATTGCATAGGGAGGAGGTGCACTTATAAGTTAATTCTCGCACTTTAGCTTTACGTACGCCACAGCCATCTCGTATGTACGCTTCGACTATCTTCTCATCTGGGGCCCTCGGGGCACACATCGAACAGGCACTATAGTCACCATAATTCTTCACGTTAGAATACCCACAGCACTTACAGAACTTACCCATAGCACCTCTTAAAAGGTTTAGCTCTCAAAGTTCGCATCTTTAACTATCTAGCCAATTTGCGGTTTTCACTGTCCGGCCAATAAATCCTTGAGCCTCCCGACACGAATACTACTATTGATGACATGCTCATTAAAAGTTACTGACTTTCTTTTTCTACCCCATCCGTCTTCGCTTGAATTTTAAGCAACGGAAGCACGACAGGGAATCCAACTTCACTCGACAGATTAGTAATCAATGCTCGAATGTAGGGCCAACCATTCAGCAGACCATTATGTTTAGAAAAAGCATCAAACATTTCCTGAGTAACTTCTTTAGGGATGTTAGATATAGGCAACTTATAAATAACATCGTACTGAACTGAATATACAATCTTAGCTGGTCCTTTATCGATAGTGACCGTTGCTCCGACCAGTGCTATTAACGTTTTTCCTTCCACCAGCCTTCTCTTGCCTGACTTGTAGTCGACGCTAACATTAGTTGCGGTCTTATCTATATAAATACCACAGTAATTATAGATACTTACAAGTAAGGCTAAGGATCAAACTCCAACAGCTTGCGAATCGGCACATTCAAAACATCGGCAATCCTCGCAATAGTATAGACTTCGGGGCTAGTAAGACCATTTTCGATCTTACTAATGGTACCTCTGGAGAATCCCCCCTCAAGGTAAAGTCGATCCTGACTATAACCTTTTTGTTTTCTTACCTTGGCGATGTGTGCCCCTAAATTCTTTAAAAACCGTTCTTTCTTGTCCATATAACAATTTTGAGACAAATAAGAACGATCACTCTTCCTATAGGAAGGTAAAGTATAGGAAGGGGCTTCCGATAAGAGCATAAACAAGCGGAGATAATATGATAAAAATAACGCGACATATTATGACGACAAAAATAGCCATAACCACCCTGCTTACAACCGCCTGCGCCACCCTAGAAACGCCATATTCTCGCTGGGACAAACTAACCTCAGATCCCCTATACCAATCTGAGAAGAAGACCTTCAACGAACGCCTGAACGGCAAAGAGCTTTGCCCCAGTATCGGGGTCGCAAATTTTACTTATGAAACCTCCATAGTACCGGACAAAAAGTGCATCTACCCTGATGTCAAAATTGCAAAGGTGTACCTGGAAAGCGACAGGGAGTGGGCGAAATCTCTAAAGGTCCTTCAGGTCCTCGACAATGGTTTCATCGTATCCAGCAACTCCCCAAGGGCCACGACCATCTTTATCCACAAAACCGATCAAGAAGGTGTCGTTGATGATACCTACTTAGCGAATGACCCAAATAAATTCCCATTCTATGAGTATACAGGGCCATATTCGTACAATAGCTTAAGTGGCAAACGAACAGTTCACTCATTTAAGAAGGTCGACAGACAAGTCTTCGTACAAGCCCAGAACGGCCTAAACTCTTACTTCTATCTTCGGGACCTTTTCGGAAACGAAAATCTATGGGACTGGGTAGAAGCCATAGAGAAGTCATACAAAAAGTTTGGATACAAATAGGTGCATTATTGCTCCTTGATATCTGTGGGGGAGATAGTCCAGCAGCTTGGGCAATGGCATAGCAGCCTCCCCCTCCCCGCCCAAAGAGTCGGCAACAACTCCAATAGCCTCCGAGAAATAAGGGATTTCTTCTTTTAATTCAGCAATCGCCAGATCCCATGGCGCTACTTCATGCGCCACACGCCCCAAAATCTTATCCCAAATCTTAGCGCATTTCGGGCACCCTTGCGAAAGCTTAGAAACAAAGTCCTCGGAGTTCCATCTCGGCCATTCAGATATCACCTTGGGCATATGACAGGCTTTCTTCTTTATAGCCTTATCAACCAACTTTTTTGCCCTGGAAATTCTATTCTGAACAGTGCCAACCTTAAGAGACTCCCCGAAGCCCCTCCAATATCCAACCTTCTTCAAAATCGCGGTTAAAACATGCGTTGGCTTCAAAAGACCGTTTTCCACTA
Coding sequences within it:
- a CDS encoding helix-turn-helix domain-containing protein, whose translation is MDKKERFLKNLGAHIAKVRKQKGYSQDRLYLEGGFSRGTISKIENGLTSPEVYTIARIADVLNVPIRKLLEFDP
- a CDS encoding substrate-binding periplasmic protein, with translation MKTKLLYFLSFFILAHSAQAKTETELRAAIPAGLAPPLLIEKEGKVDGLIVDYVNALAEAMGRTASFSVVTRYRLNRYMLTGQMDVLCYTSKIWDDGVKKLDFSEVLFNKKEVIIGPAPMPKKISDLQGKKIGTMLQYVYPKLDP
- a CDS encoding gamma-glutamylcyclotransferase, yielding MDAHYGKVMQARNQIQGTGSKLYFAYSGVLDRQAFEVWAEEHSYQFFTLPEGLVAEAKGVDLIFDFPSRWWGGRVAGLVAKEDSSVFGRLFEIPEKEWPIIQHKEGVVTGMSVETTLSVSVDGQEFEATAFVTSPSRRSLDGPVSERYLEALIRGARASGLPEAYVASLPAKARGNP